The Saxibacter everestensis genome has a window encoding:
- the rplM gene encoding 50S ribosomal protein L13, which translates to MRTYTPKPGDVERQWHVIDATDVVLGRLASQTAQLLRGKHKPTFAPHVDGGDFVIIINADKVALTGAKLEQKRAYRHSGYPGGLSSVNYAELLEKNPQRAVEKAVRGMIPKNSLGRGQMTKLKVYTGSEHPHAAQNPQPFTIGQVAQ; encoded by the coding sequence GTGCGTACGTACACCCCTAAGCCCGGCGACGTCGAGCGCCAATGGCATGTCATTGACGCTACCGACGTGGTGCTTGGTCGCTTGGCCAGCCAGACCGCCCAGCTGCTTCGGGGCAAGCACAAGCCGACATTTGCCCCTCACGTCGATGGCGGCGACTTCGTCATCATCATCAATGCAGACAAGGTTGCGCTGACCGGTGCAAAGCTTGAGCAGAAGCGCGCTTACCGGCACTCCGGTTACCCGGGCGGCCTGAGCAGCGTCAACTACGCCGAGCTGCTGGAGAAGAACCCGCAGCGCGCCGTGGAGAAGGCTGTTCGCGGAATGATCCCGAAGAACTCTCTCGGCCGCGGTCAGATGACCAAGCTGAAGGTTTACACGGGTTCGGAGCACCCACACGCTGCACAGAACCCGCAGCCATTCACCATCGGCCAGGTTGCGCAGTAG
- the rpsI gene encoding 30S ribosomal protein S9, with translation MAESTNVNDVDAVDETDAENVSSYSTETPASAGLGETPAGGRGQSLTAPGAAVGRRKQAIARVRLVPGTGEWKINGQSLEAYFPNKLHQQLVNDPFRLLEIEGRFDVHVRISGGGPSGQAGAVRLGISRSLNLIDEEHNRAELKKAGFLTRDPRVKERKKAGLKKARKAPQFSKR, from the coding sequence GTGGCTGAGTCCACCAATGTGAACGACGTCGACGCTGTCGACGAAACCGATGCCGAAAACGTCAGCAGCTACTCGACCGAAACGCCGGCAAGCGCCGGACTCGGTGAGACGCCTGCCGGTGGCCGCGGTCAGTCGCTGACTGCTCCCGGTGCGGCGGTCGGTCGCCGCAAGCAGGCAATTGCCCGTGTTCGCCTGGTGCCTGGCACCGGCGAATGGAAGATCAACGGTCAGAGCCTCGAGGCCTACTTCCCGAACAAGCTGCACCAGCAGCTGGTGAACGACCCGTTCCGTCTGCTTGAGATCGAAGGCCGTTTCGACGTTCACGTTCGCATCTCCGGTGGCGGACCTTCCGGCCAGGCCGGCGCCGTCCGGTTGGGTATCTCGCGGTCGCTGAACCTGATCGACGAAGAGCACAACCGTGCAGAGCTGAAGAAGGCCGGTTTCCTGACCCGCGACCCGCGCGTCAAGGAACGGAAGAAGGCCGGACTGAAGAAGGCCCGCAAGGCTCCACAGTTCAGCAAGCGTTAA